A region from the Halosolutus gelatinilyticus genome encodes:
- a CDS encoding DUF3311 domain-containing protein has product MRRLQLRGWIAIGLVLCGLAIPWFLWADATVIAGLPLWLWWHVGWMLLASLVFWTFARRSWGIGIETDNAGASDSSPGGTPDAAGGESP; this is encoded by the coding sequence ATGCGACGACTGCAACTGCGGGGGTGGATCGCGATCGGACTCGTTCTCTGCGGACTCGCGATTCCGTGGTTCCTCTGGGCGGACGCAACGGTGATCGCCGGGCTGCCGTTGTGGCTCTGGTGGCACGTCGGCTGGATGCTGCTGGCGTCGCTGGTCTTTTGGACGTTCGCCCGACGATCGTGGGGGATCGGAATCGAGACCGACAACGCAGGGGCAAGCGATTCGTCACCGGGGGGGACGCCGGATGCGGCAGGAGGTGAGTCGCCGTGA
- the uppS gene encoding polyprenyl diphosphate synthase codes for MRRWLRGRVDAVYERLLAREISGAPTHVAVIQDGNRRYARRKGDDAHEGHRAGAETTERVLEWCQDVGVEELTLYTFSTENFDRPPEQNEALFDLLCEKLHEFADADRVHENEVGIRAIGEIEMLPERVQDAVEYAERRTRDYDQFVLNIALAYGGRSRLLEAARGVAAEVDAGDLDPDAIDVEAIERRLHDQPVRDVDLIIRPGGEERTSNFLPWHANGNEAAVFFCTPYWPEFSKTDFLRGIRTYESREESWRRTRARRALALLGAMSDTELAEARSIVDRFRDSLPTAERPDDAELDAIESGTKTAD; via the coding sequence ATGAGGCGGTGGCTTCGCGGGCGCGTCGACGCTGTTTACGAGCGATTGCTCGCCAGAGAGATTTCCGGCGCGCCGACACACGTCGCGGTGATCCAGGACGGCAACCGTCGGTACGCCCGTCGCAAGGGGGACGATGCTCACGAGGGCCATCGCGCGGGCGCCGAAACGACCGAACGCGTTCTCGAGTGGTGTCAGGACGTGGGCGTCGAGGAGCTGACGCTGTACACCTTCTCGACGGAGAACTTCGACCGCCCGCCCGAGCAAAACGAGGCGCTGTTCGACCTCCTCTGTGAGAAGCTCCACGAGTTCGCGGACGCGGACCGCGTCCACGAGAACGAAGTCGGCATCCGCGCGATCGGCGAGATCGAGATGCTTCCCGAACGGGTGCAGGACGCCGTCGAGTACGCCGAACGGCGCACCCGCGACTACGATCAGTTCGTGCTCAACATCGCGCTCGCCTACGGCGGCCGCTCGCGGCTGCTCGAAGCCGCCCGCGGGGTCGCAGCTGAGGTCGACGCCGGCGACCTCGACCCCGACGCGATCGACGTCGAGGCGATCGAACGACGGCTGCACGACCAGCCGGTACGCGACGTCGACCTGATTATTCGACCCGGCGGCGAGGAACGAACCTCGAACTTCCTGCCGTGGCACGCCAACGGCAACGAGGCGGCCGTCTTCTTCTGTACACCCTACTGGCCGGAGTTCTCGAAGACCGACTTTCTGCGGGGCATCCGCACCTACGAGTCCCGCGAGGAGTCGTGGCGGCGGACCCGCGCCCGCCGCGCGCTCGCTCTCCTCGGGGCGATGAGCGACACCGAACTCGCCGAGGCGCGATCGATCGTCGATCGGTTCCGCGACTCGCTGCCGACGGCCGAACGTCCCGACGACGCGGAACTCGACGCGATCGAGTCGGGGACGAAGACCGCCGACTGA
- the lwrS gene encoding LWR-salt protein, which translates to MEAQYVFRATLRLASPRDAVTVDSATAETTVTLSRAAPPPGTDGWLFFRNALWRGEVGDQEYGRRLAAEWLDVPRESIESVSFRELQVDEAYFDALKAEIGADLEPFNAETVSEVLSKYLGSSIRVVDGE; encoded by the coding sequence ATGGAGGCACAGTACGTCTTTCGCGCCACGCTCCGACTCGCATCGCCGCGGGACGCGGTCACCGTCGATTCCGCGACCGCCGAGACGACCGTCACGCTCTCGCGGGCGGCGCCGCCGCCGGGCACCGACGGGTGGCTGTTCTTCCGCAACGCGCTCTGGCGCGGCGAGGTCGGCGATCAGGAGTACGGCCGCCGACTCGCCGCGGAGTGGCTCGACGTTCCGCGCGAGTCGATCGAGTCGGTCTCGTTTCGCGAACTGCAGGTCGACGAGGCGTACTTCGATGCGCTGAAAGCCGAGATCGGCGCCGATCTGGAGCCGTTTAACGCCGAGACCGTCTCGGAAGTGCTCTCGAAGTATCTCGGCTCGAGCATTCGGGTCGTCGACGGCGAGTGA
- a CDS encoding DUF5778 family protein has product MADVLDNDLYQRTKALLEPGDVDLNGAIVHTEYGGQEDVRMMQATIDVGDIIAEHAGHDPTDCYVYSGNDDPDFSSNQHQGLTLDGEEFVWECQQLLRNGTFDIVIYYEASADHEAILEDVRELGFDVTGVEGD; this is encoded by the coding sequence ATGGCAGACGTACTCGACAACGATCTCTACCAGCGGACGAAAGCCCTGCTCGAACCCGGCGACGTCGACCTCAACGGCGCGATCGTCCACACCGAGTACGGCGGACAGGAGGACGTCCGGATGATGCAGGCGACGATCGACGTCGGCGATATCATCGCCGAACACGCCGGGCACGATCCGACGGACTGCTACGTCTACTCGGGCAACGACGATCCCGACTTCTCGTCGAACCAGCACCAGGGGCTGACCTTAGACGGCGAGGAGTTCGTCTGGGAGTGTCAACAGCTCCTGCGCAACGGCACGTTCGACATCGTCATCTACTACGAGGCCAGCGCCGATCACGAGGCGATCCTCGAGGACGTTCGGGAGCTGGGATTCGACGTAACCGGCGTTGAAGGCGACTGA
- a CDS encoding ArsR/SmtB family transcription factor — MARLFPFRSEPSTADRHPRVVDLEGEDADAVFGALSSTTARRIYARLDEEPATPSDVADAIDSSIQNVRYHLENLEDAGLVEVVDTWYSSRGNEMSVYATADGPLIVTSDESTASQLKTALSRLIGGIGALAGGSLLVQYGLTRQFGFGSSIPGGTEDSAQEGAGPDERGGDDSNFSGDSAEVTKEETDDAEDGAGDASTETVNDEEDSGADGADGNDAADGAGAEADDVPAADDSGSADDGGSFDSDADYLNGSGGNETDPNGTVDQLTDGGAEAIDTAFGSIPPGMLFFLGGLVVLLAVAIYWYWFAYRPQY, encoded by the coding sequence ATGGCCCGTCTCTTTCCCTTCCGGTCCGAACCCTCGACGGCGGACCGCCACCCCCGCGTGGTCGACCTCGAGGGCGAGGACGCCGACGCCGTCTTCGGGGCCCTTTCGTCGACGACCGCCCGACGGATCTACGCACGCCTCGACGAGGAACCCGCCACTCCGAGCGACGTCGCCGACGCGATCGACTCGTCTATTCAGAACGTTCGCTACCACTTAGAGAACCTCGAGGACGCGGGGCTCGTCGAGGTCGTCGACACGTGGTACTCCTCTCGCGGGAACGAGATGAGCGTCTACGCGACGGCTGACGGGCCGTTGATCGTCACGAGCGACGAGTCGACGGCCTCGCAGCTCAAGACGGCGCTGTCGCGGCTGATCGGCGGCATCGGCGCGCTCGCGGGCGGCAGCTTGCTCGTCCAGTACGGACTCACGCGGCAGTTCGGGTTCGGCTCGTCGATCCCCGGCGGAACCGAAGACAGCGCCCAGGAGGGGGCGGGACCGGACGAGCGTGGCGGCGACGACAGCAACTTCTCCGGCGACAGCGCGGAGGTAACGAAAGAAGAAACCGATGACGCTGAGGACGGTGCCGGCGATGCGTCCACGGAGACCGTCAACGACGAGGAGGATTCAGGTGCGGACGGTGCTGACGGTAACGATGCGGCGGACGGTGCCGGCGCGGAAGCCGACGACGTCCCGGCTGCGGACGATTCCGGTAGCGCCGACGATGGAGGCTCGTTCGATTCCGATGCGGACTACCTCAACGGAAGCGGCGGGAACGAGACCGATCCGAACGGAACCGTCGACCAGCTGACCGACGGCGGTGCCGAAGCGATCGACACGGCATTCGGATCGATTCCGCCCGGAATGCTCTTCTTCCTCGGCGGACTCGTCGTGTTGCTGGCCGTCGCGATCTACTGGTACTGGTTCGCGTACCGACCGCAGTACTGA
- the hemA gene encoding glutamyl-tRNA reductase: MTQFGVVMAACVTHESGSVDDLAAASPDSQYEGVDDLLSIPNVEEAFVLSTCNRVEAYVVATDEGIGRAALEEFFAPVDDGAVVHTDHDESLRHLLRVATGLESVVLGEDQIIGQVRTAYEDARSAGGIGSMLEPAVTKAIHVGERARTETAINEGVVSLGSAATKLVAEDVPLADATSLVVGAGDMGRLAARSLADAGVGELVVANRTVAHAEHVVDELDADAAAAPLEALGRIAHEADVVIAATGSDDPVLEPAHFAADDRNDGDGDSTDDGTPGRVIVDLGQPRDVEPATAALPTVTVYDLDDLESITEATRAQRADAARDVESMIDREFDRLCDQYKRSRADEVIAAMYESAERIKERELARAVSELEGERGSGLSDEQRHVVEAMADSLVSQLLAPPTKSLREAAAEDDWRTIHTALQLFDPAFGDDGSTPPASIARAIGADGYDAPIGATDDD; this comes from the coding sequence GTGACGCAGTTCGGGGTCGTCATGGCCGCCTGCGTGACTCACGAGAGCGGCAGCGTTGACGATCTCGCCGCCGCTAGTCCTGACAGCCAGTACGAGGGTGTCGACGACCTGCTGTCGATTCCGAACGTCGAGGAGGCGTTCGTCCTCTCGACGTGCAACCGGGTCGAAGCGTACGTCGTCGCCACGGACGAGGGGATCGGCCGCGCGGCGCTCGAGGAGTTCTTCGCGCCGGTCGACGACGGTGCAGTCGTCCACACCGACCACGACGAGAGCCTGCGGCACCTCCTTCGGGTCGCGACGGGGCTCGAATCGGTCGTCCTCGGCGAGGACCAGATCATCGGCCAGGTCCGAACGGCGTACGAGGACGCCCGCAGCGCCGGCGGTATCGGATCGATGCTCGAACCGGCGGTGACGAAGGCGATCCACGTGGGCGAACGCGCTCGCACCGAGACCGCGATCAACGAGGGCGTCGTCTCGCTCGGATCGGCCGCGACGAAACTCGTCGCCGAAGATGTTCCGTTGGCGGATGCGACGTCGCTGGTCGTCGGCGCCGGCGATATGGGCCGGCTCGCCGCCCGCAGCCTCGCCGACGCCGGCGTCGGCGAGCTCGTCGTCGCGAACCGGACCGTCGCCCACGCCGAACACGTCGTGGACGAACTCGACGCGGACGCCGCCGCGGCGCCGCTCGAGGCGCTGGGGCGGATCGCTCACGAGGCCGACGTCGTCATCGCGGCGACCGGAAGCGACGATCCCGTCCTGGAGCCGGCGCACTTCGCGGCCGACGATCGCAACGACGGCGACGGCGACAGTACCGACGACGGAACGCCTGGACGGGTGATCGTCGATCTGGGACAGCCGCGCGACGTCGAGCCGGCGACGGCCGCCCTCCCGACGGTGACCGTCTACGATCTCGACGACCTCGAGTCGATCACCGAAGCGACCCGCGCCCAGCGTGCGGACGCGGCGCGCGACGTCGAGTCGATGATCGATCGCGAGTTCGATCGCCTCTGCGATCAGTACAAGCGATCGCGCGCGGACGAGGTGATCGCCGCGATGTACGAGTCCGCCGAGCGGATCAAAGAGCGCGAACTCGCGCGTGCGGTGTCGGAACTCGAGGGCGAACGCGGGAGCGGCCTCTCTGACGAGCAACGTCACGTCGTCGAGGCGATGGCCGACTCGCTCGTCAGTCAGCTTCTCGCACCGCCGACGAAGAGCCTCCGGGAGGCCGCCGCCGAGGACGACTGGCGGACGATCCACACCGCGCTCCAGCTGTTCGATCCCGCGTTCGGCGACGACGGCTCGACGCCGCCGGCGTCGATCGCCAGAGCTATCGGCGCCGACGGGTACGACGCGCCGATCGGCGCGACCGACGACGACTGA
- a CDS encoding undecaprenyl diphosphate synthase family protein, whose amino-acid sequence MGLYERYLASRIRRHEIDPPEHVALVITERDLLERGAYETLVEFFDWAFEYASRVTVYVSVLDADAVPPLRRELESIDAPREVAVRGPDDSAPADAPIQIGIGLGGKHEFTSAVRTLAESVDAGDLDPDAIDDEHVERHLVFPSEPDLVIKTGAERLSDFMIWQSVYSELYFTDVNWRDFRKRDFLRAVREFCNRSRRFGR is encoded by the coding sequence GTGGGCCTGTACGAACGTTATCTCGCCTCCCGAATCCGTCGCCACGAGATCGACCCGCCGGAGCACGTCGCGCTGGTCATCACCGAGCGCGACCTCCTCGAACGGGGCGCCTACGAGACGCTGGTCGAGTTCTTCGACTGGGCGTTCGAGTACGCCTCGCGCGTGACCGTCTACGTAAGCGTCCTCGACGCCGACGCGGTGCCGCCGTTGCGACGCGAACTCGAGTCGATCGACGCGCCGCGGGAGGTGGCGGTTCGCGGACCCGACGACAGCGCGCCGGCCGACGCCCCGATTCAGATCGGGATCGGACTCGGGGGCAAACACGAGTTCACGAGCGCCGTCCGAACCCTCGCGGAGAGCGTCGACGCCGGCGACCTCGACCCCGACGCGATCGACGACGAACACGTCGAGCGACACCTCGTCTTCCCCTCGGAGCCGGATCTGGTGATCAAGACCGGTGCCGAGCGGCTCTCGGATTTCATGATCTGGCAGTCGGTGTACTCGGAACTGTACTTCACCGACGTCAACTGGCGGGACTTCCGCAAACGCGACTTCCTGCGCGCGGTCCGCGAGTTCTGCAACCGATCGCGGCGGTTCGGGCGGTAG
- a CDS encoding 4a-hydroxytetrahydrobiopterin dehydratase: MADLLSDEEIDDRLPEAWSRDGDEIVRTYEFDDYLRGVNFAQMVGEIAEAQFHHPEIVIRYEEVEIRLTSHEAGGITDDDIEMAELIESERSA, translated from the coding sequence ATGGCCGACCTGCTTTCCGACGAAGAGATCGACGACCGACTCCCCGAGGCGTGGAGTCGCGACGGCGACGAGATCGTTCGCACGTACGAGTTCGACGACTACCTTCGAGGCGTCAACTTCGCCCAGATGGTCGGCGAAATCGCCGAAGCGCAGTTCCACCACCCCGAAATCGTCATCCGGTACGAGGAGGTCGAGATTCGCCTGACCAGCCACGAAGCGGGCGGGATTACCGACGACGACATCGAGATGGCGGAGCTGATCGAATCCGAGCGGTCCGCCTGA
- the dnaG gene encoding DNA primase DnaG produces the protein MEDTSKYLIHADVTADGVVERSDVVGAIFGQTEGLLGDELDLRDLRQSQKVGRIDVEITSTQGQSHGTVTIATSLDKVETATLAASLETITRVGPCRADLDVTEIEDVRAAKRKEVVERAKELLRTGFDDSVMSSEEILAEVRQHVRVEDITEYEGLPAGPRVTDSDAIIIVEGRSDVLTMLTYGIKNAIAVEGTNVPDAVAELTHHRTVTAFLDGDRGGDLILEELSQVGDIDYVAFAPAGESVEELDHHEVFAALRNKVPYDAVSGLNEPREAVAATDGSATPAPPVDDAATSSSASIESENEVEYERPGRPSTAGSKTAASGTQAESATETDDRSPSATPGADAEGADETDLESSTAAAEPETIYEHATAVIRGDTDAVRFLDADAEILEEAPASDAYDELESIEPAPTTVLLDEILEQRLLDLAADRGVDRIVARSLGQFTKRPTGVQVHAIDDVAETPPDG, from the coding sequence ATGGAAGACACATCGAAATACCTCATCCACGCTGACGTTACCGCCGACGGGGTCGTCGAGCGGAGCGACGTCGTCGGGGCGATCTTCGGGCAAACCGAAGGGTTGCTCGGCGACGAACTCGATCTCCGCGACCTCCGGCAATCCCAGAAAGTCGGCCGCATCGACGTCGAAATCACGAGCACGCAAGGACAGTCACACGGCACGGTCACGATCGCGACGAGCCTCGACAAGGTCGAGACGGCGACGCTAGCCGCCTCCCTCGAGACGATCACCCGCGTCGGCCCCTGTCGAGCGGACCTCGACGTGACCGAGATCGAAGACGTTCGCGCGGCGAAACGAAAGGAAGTCGTCGAGCGCGCGAAGGAACTCCTTCGCACGGGCTTCGACGACAGCGTGATGTCCTCCGAGGAGATCCTCGCGGAGGTCCGCCAACACGTCCGCGTCGAGGACATCACCGAGTACGAGGGGCTTCCCGCTGGCCCGCGGGTCACCGACAGCGACGCCATCATCATCGTCGAGGGCCGATCGGACGTCCTCACCATGCTCACCTACGGCATTAAGAACGCGATCGCCGTCGAAGGGACGAACGTCCCCGACGCGGTGGCCGAACTCACGCACCACCGGACGGTCACGGCCTTTCTGGACGGCGATCGCGGCGGCGACCTGATCCTCGAGGAGCTCTCGCAGGTCGGCGACATCGATTACGTGGCGTTCGCCCCCGCCGGCGAGTCCGTCGAGGAACTCGACCACCACGAGGTGTTCGCCGCGCTCCGAAACAAGGTTCCCTACGACGCCGTGTCGGGACTGAACGAACCCCGCGAGGCGGTCGCCGCGACCGACGGCAGCGCGACGCCGGCCCCACCGGTCGACGACGCCGCCACCTCGTCCTCGGCATCGATCGAGTCCGAGAACGAGGTCGAGTACGAACGCCCGGGTCGCCCCTCCACGGCGGGGTCAAAGACGGCCGCGAGCGGGACGCAGGCGGAGTCGGCGACCGAGACGGACGACCGGTCGCCATCCGCGACGCCCGGTGCCGACGCCGAGGGAGCCGACGAGACCGACCTCGAGTCGTCGACGGCGGCCGCCGAGCCGGAGACGATCTACGAGCACGCGACCGCGGTGATCCGCGGGGACACCGACGCGGTCCGCTTTCTCGACGCGGATGCCGAGATACTCGAGGAGGCGCCCGCGAGCGACGCCTACGACGAACTCGAATCGATCGAACCGGCGCCGACGACGGTGCTTCTCGACGAGATTCTCGAACAGCGACTGCTCGATCTGGCCGCCGATCGGGGCGTCGATCGGATCGTCGCTCGATCGCTCGGCCAGTTCACCAAACGGCCGACGGGCGTTCAGGTCCACGCGATCGACGACGTCGCCGAGACGCCGCCGGACGGGTGA
- a CDS encoding DUF92 domain-containing protein, with protein sequence MTAPVRRAGVFAILCTLSLVVPLVGPRAAASLAAVVLLGAFVVTDGPLFDLLAYPGDYEDSRLYGLITFVLAGITLGVIATQSSMSIAVFAGTVLLIGYGNLTEQLVRGRTDDDVVRVAGFCLGATAGAVAGQALTIALQGGAVRSALPTLLFLAASGALLAALLRDVLWLYDDPVVMLSVGLLLWLLAELQPVLGSAEILLALAVTVALGYTSYALETASIAGMLTGILLGLLTIVLGGYGWFVVLISFFAIGGLSTKFRYEQKEALGVAEDNNGARGSGNVLGNAAVALAAVLGYAASSAAILPADLDPRLFLFAFTGSVATAMSDTLSSEIGSVFETPRLITTFEPVEPGTDGGVTWQGEIAGVAGAAVVAGISYWLFPEVGVLGGAVIVAAGFVGMTVDSLLGATLEGPLLGNQGVNFLATLSGALVCALLILSFAFLG encoded by the coding sequence GTGACAGCACCCGTTCGGCGAGCCGGCGTCTTCGCGATCCTTTGTACGCTCTCGCTCGTCGTTCCGCTCGTCGGGCCGCGGGCCGCGGCGTCGCTCGCTGCGGTCGTGTTACTGGGGGCGTTCGTCGTCACCGATGGTCCGCTCTTCGATCTGCTCGCCTACCCGGGCGACTACGAGGACAGCCGCCTCTACGGGCTAATCACGTTCGTCCTGGCGGGGATCACCCTCGGCGTCATCGCGACGCAGTCGTCGATGTCGATCGCGGTCTTCGCGGGCACCGTCCTCCTGATCGGATACGGTAACCTGACGGAACAACTCGTCCGCGGACGGACGGACGACGACGTCGTCCGGGTAGCCGGCTTCTGTCTGGGAGCGACCGCCGGCGCCGTCGCCGGACAGGCCCTCACGATCGCCCTCCAGGGCGGTGCCGTCCGATCGGCGCTCCCCACGCTGTTGTTTCTCGCGGCCAGCGGCGCGCTGCTTGCGGCCCTGCTTCGCGACGTGCTCTGGCTCTACGACGATCCCGTGGTCATGCTTTCGGTCGGATTGTTGCTGTGGCTGCTCGCGGAACTCCAACCCGTCCTCGGTTCGGCCGAGATCCTCCTCGCCCTCGCGGTCACCGTCGCGCTGGGATACACGTCCTACGCCCTCGAAACGGCCTCGATCGCGGGGATGCTCACCGGAATCCTACTCGGGCTGTTGACGATCGTCCTCGGCGGCTACGGCTGGTTCGTCGTGCTCATCTCCTTTTTCGCGATCGGCGGGCTCTCGACGAAGTTCCGCTACGAACAGAAGGAAGCCCTCGGCGTCGCCGAGGACAACAACGGGGCCCGCGGCAGCGGAAACGTCCTCGGCAACGCCGCCGTCGCCCTCGCCGCCGTCCTGGGCTACGCCGCCAGTTCCGCGGCGATCCTGCCGGCCGACCTCGATCCCAGGCTGTTCCTCTTCGCCTTCACGGGCTCGGTCGCGACGGCGATGAGCGACACGCTCTCGAGCGAGATCGGCAGCGTCTTCGAGACGCCGCGGCTGATCACGACGTTCGAACCGGTCGAGCCCGGGACCGACGGCGGGGTCACCTGGCAGGGCGAGATCGCCGGCGTCGCGGGGGCGGCGGTCGTCGCCGGCATCTCCTACTGGCTCTTCCCCGAGGTCGGCGTCCTGGGCGGCGCCGTCATCGTCGCGGCGGGCTTCGTCGGCATGACCGTCGACAGCCTCCTCGGTGCGACCCTCGAGGGGCCGCTGCTTGGCAACCAGGGCGTGAACTTCCTGGCGACGCTGTCGGGCGCGCTGGTCTGTGCCCTACTGATTCTCTCGTTCGCGTTCCTCGGATGA
- a CDS encoding precorrin-2 dehydrogenase/sirohydrochlorin ferrochelatase family protein: protein MIPLFHDFSGARVLVFGGGPVGARKARRFAREADVLVVSPAFADRDFGGSERIRAAPEPADVPGWIDRVDPALVVAATDDAAINEAVASATRERGILVNRADESGGRAPGSVVVPATVREDPVVVAIATGGTAPALSKYLRRELEETLSGAGEMAELCSRLRAELKARDVPPARRREIVTDVVNSPAVWTALRTGVPNYPQVIEDVLGEEPATGGDRS from the coding sequence ATGATTCCGCTCTTTCACGACTTCTCCGGCGCGAGGGTGCTCGTCTTCGGCGGCGGCCCCGTCGGCGCCCGCAAGGCGCGGCGGTTCGCCCGCGAAGCCGACGTGCTCGTGGTCAGCCCCGCCTTCGCCGATCGGGACTTCGGCGGGTCGGAGCGGATCCGGGCCGCGCCGGAGCCGGCGGACGTGCCGGGGTGGATCGATCGCGTCGACCCGGCGCTTGTCGTCGCCGCGACCGACGACGCGGCGATCAACGAGGCCGTCGCGAGCGCGACCCGGGAGCGCGGGATCCTCGTCAACCGAGCGGACGAGTCCGGCGGGCGAGCGCCGGGGAGCGTCGTCGTCCCGGCGACCGTCCGCGAGGATCCGGTCGTCGTGGCGATCGCGACCGGCGGAACGGCGCCCGCGCTGAGCAAGTACCTTCGGCGGGAACTCGAAGAAACGCTTTCGGGTGCCGGCGAAATGGCCGAGCTCTGCTCGCGACTTCGAGCCGAACTCAAAGCGCGCGACGTGCCGCCGGCGCGCCGGCGCGAGATCGTCACCGATGTCGTCAATTCTCCGGCCGTTTGGACAGCTTTACGTACCGGTGTTCCAAATTATCCCCAAGTGATCGAGGACGTGCTCGGGGAGGAGCCGGCTACCGGGGGTGACCGCTCGTGA
- a CDS encoding Lrp/AsnC family transcriptional regulator, with amino-acid sequence MSTDVDLADRERAVVNAFQGGFPVVERPFEPAASAMRDRGVDIDATELLETIRELDDRGVLSRFGPLVNAQEIGGAATLVAMHAPDDRFDEIVDAVNARREVAHNYEREHPYLNVWFVVSVPAEDRVEAVLDAIEDETGQETYNLPKRREFRVEAKFYVDGPLDGSDGEPAGIDLSNLGPDAAPTDGATLSPAERDLVLEIQDGLPLSETPYADVADAIGRTPERVRETIKRFEREGKIRRIGVVPNHYALGYTENGMTVWNVPDDLVGEVGSEVAALPFVTHCYERPRHEGVWPYNFFAMTHGRSEAESRRRIAQVRETMADHWDVTDDDWDSLFSTKILKKTGIRLAERADANTVSE; translated from the coding sequence ATGAGTACGGACGTCGACCTCGCGGACCGCGAGCGGGCGGTCGTCAACGCCTTTCAGGGCGGGTTCCCCGTCGTCGAACGGCCGTTCGAACCCGCCGCGTCCGCGATGCGCGATCGCGGGGTCGACATCGACGCGACGGAGCTGCTCGAGACGATCCGCGAGCTGGACGATCGGGGCGTCCTCTCGCGGTTCGGCCCGCTCGTGAACGCCCAGGAGATCGGCGGCGCGGCGACGCTGGTCGCGATGCACGCGCCCGACGATCGGTTCGACGAGATCGTCGACGCGGTGAACGCCCGCCGCGAGGTGGCGCACAACTACGAGCGCGAACACCCGTACCTGAACGTCTGGTTCGTCGTGAGCGTTCCAGCGGAGGACCGCGTCGAGGCGGTGCTCGACGCGATCGAGGACGAAACCGGCCAGGAGACGTACAACCTTCCGAAACGACGGGAGTTCCGCGTCGAGGCGAAGTTCTACGTCGACGGCCCGCTCGACGGCTCCGACGGGGAGCCCGCGGGGATCGACCTCTCGAATCTCGGGCCCGACGCGGCGCCCACCGACGGCGCGACGCTGTCGCCGGCCGAGCGCGACCTCGTCCTCGAAATTCAGGACGGCTTGCCGCTATCCGAGACGCCCTACGCGGACGTCGCCGACGCGATCGGTCGGACGCCCGAGCGTGTGCGCGAGACGATCAAACGATTCGAACGCGAGGGGAAGATCCGCCGAATCGGCGTCGTGCCAAACCACTACGCGCTCGGCTACACGGAAAACGGGATGACGGTCTGGAACGTGCCCGACGACCTCGTCGGCGAGGTCGGCTCCGAAGTCGCCGCGCTGCCCTTCGTCACGCACTGCTACGAGCGGCCGCGCCACGAGGGCGTCTGGCCGTACAACTTCTTCGCGATGACCCACGGCCGCAGCGAGGCGGAGAGCCGGCGTCGGATCGCGCAGGTCCGCGAGACGATGGCCGACCACTGGGACGTGACCGACGACGACTGGGACTCGCTGTTCTCGACGAAGATATTGAAGAAGACTGGCATCCGATTAGCCGAGCGCGCCGACGCCAATACCGTATCGGAATGA